The following are encoded together in the Candida orthopsilosis Co 90-125, chromosome 5 draft sequence genome:
- a CDS encoding Myo1 protein (component of actomyosin ring at neck of newly-emerged bud), whose translation MSKSDGDTALKNWVWIPNEKDLFTKGYITDYLEHGKCKVSITSLDNVNHVESTIEIEQSRLENCNPAKFNKCEDMAELTHLNEPSVVYNLYLRYMDDLIYTYSGLFLVAINPYKSLPIYDESMVRKFRNQPTDKESPHIFAIAEATYRNLLSNKRDQSILVTGESGAGKTENTKKIIQYLSSITTASSRDDNTSKTDNIDDKILQANPILESFGNAKTIKNNNSSRFGKFIQIYFDSAGDLAGANIDYYLLEKSRVVHQADEERNYHIFYHFIKGYENLSSLGLNKDVSTYEYLNGGVTSIPKVDDFKEFNLLVEAFKIVGFSSQEMQFIFQMLAIILHLGNLKFTSSKAEQASFTKDSPIDKIAELLAVDVSKLKESFLKPKVKAGREYVTKSKRAVEVKFAIDALAKYLYEKLFQFIIKKINLNLNNDEVSSGDLCIGVLDIAGFEIFDINSFEQLCINYTNEKLQQFFNHHSFILEQSEYLRENIQWEFIDFGKDLQPTIDLIETRNPMGVLKLLDEECMMPKSSDRMFMEKLSSNFAGKNKKFAENKFKNGFIIQHYAGKVEYNVDNWLQKNKDPVSDSILQLLLAESKSASLRELIGDNINQSQQQMSPSKTQNGSKMMQTVSQKHKEQLKDLMDRLETTEPHFVRCILPNLNKKARKFDKDLVLGQLRCNGVLEGIRITRAGYPNKLTFEEFIHRYSIISDNVQLRKNAKTNCELILKDSGLDPDTFKIGLTKIFFKNGILAKLETMRDMTLKAILTELQRRIRGNLTRTNIRQQIKELQSSQIIAKTMNQIYEAKSKNPWMALFYQIKPLLEDSVKVMDMTEVQNNLKDVTVKLKDSEKLNKGLENDNVKLRDSLKTLEDEIIANNDIIKSKDTQLQKSRTESKSSMKKIEELETSIRELKETNRVLSDDSKKLSNRLKELHGDYEIRSKELASRKSEHNSAQGELTKLKVQLEKVELEKSKHASMLDELESKHEKQTTIWESKIKELQSEVERLQSEASSHELKVRELTERASGHEELKSAGDKYQQEIEELKSSISKLETRCASQKEEIESLKARLSKDESKKSRYEEKIEEAKEKVSALKLRVEKKSNEIEQYQKEVSALKLQLSAAQRDLESSKQAELTLSQIKSNEERNLKEIELIQSKLSKSASDHKQLSNDYEKLKFELQQAQKVRDEYSSMIAELNTKLQRLEQDYKSIESEKENQPPSRQMMEEFTHIKLKLNEQNAALRKEKFENKKLTEELGLIKERIMNGSLMSSDLTPKRRSLAIGERVNGSVDALNKEINDLKCRLQQEQSNYQRAENYAIELQKKLNKVQSSRGLNSSTDYEKKFKESQGRVAHLERQIEGFISNESTSNESSPSNGRTVSRSESLGGQLAFRGVNPDFIQIYQDINKTLKSTREELGTSKSEILRLKALLRESEEELYQVKQEKFKSSMKDFEEEIAHLKVKYDNVSIRNQDLIQGLELYKKRSDEYFKKLELAESAVTISKRQEESAKKEVDDLRSQLRLAKEEARTSQIILKDCNLKIDNLESTIQGNTRVMDENKKQIKQLEDKLSYHVKNYENREATEKLREELRNLHKDLNFKTQTETTLVKENKQLQLDLEEAILTKKNTEKEMEDMSLREEELESKIVSLTDTSRQLENDKILNERKIVSFSKQITGLKELVNEVTQEKEKLIEEKEQLQDELFKVNLNLENQNVALDQSKSEVAFLKNHLENQRQDAEAVRSELNQSKMSSTSDYRDQQKIRNDLLVANEENYSLKKANDELNVKVHQLEEKLYSNDQIKYLESRADSLQTALDNSLQEKHDSDKTIKSLERKIKQLETRVEQESQLSKRYNDENFNYQNKINHYKVAVDSLDQENTEKGLQLKTIEEQNNQLRESMLMLQKENLELRERLNLS comes from the coding sequence ATGTCCAAGTCCGATGGTGATACTGCACTCAAGAATTGGGTTTGGATACccaatgaaaaagatttattCACTAAAGGGTATATAACAGACTATCTTGAGCATGGCAAATGCAAGGTGTCCATTACATCACTAGATAATGTCAATCATGTTGAATCGaccattgaaattgaacaatcGAGATTGGAAAACTGTAATCCAgccaaattcaataaatgtGAAGATATGGCCGAATTGACCCATTTAAATGAACCATCGGTTGTTTACAACTTGTATTTGCGGTATATGGATGACTTGATTTATACGTATTCAGGTTTATTCTTGGTGGCTATCAACCCCTACAAACTGTTGCCAATTTATGACGAGTCAATGGTACGAAAATTTCGTAATCAGCCAACAGATAAAGAATCACCGCATATATTTGCTATAGCCGAAGCAACTTATCGTAACTTGCTAAGCAACAAGAGAGATCAAAGTATCTTGGTCACGGGTGAATCAGGGGCAGGTAAAACGGAGAATACGAAAAAAATCATCCAATATCTTTCCTCTATTACTACCGCATCACTGAGAGATGACAACACATCCAAGACCGATAATATTGATGACAAGATTTTACAAgcaaatccaattttaGAAAGTTTTGGTAACGCAAAGACAATAAAGAACAATAACTCATCAAGGTTTGGGAAATTTATCCAGATTTATTTTGACTCTGCTGGGGATCTAGCTGGTGCTAATATTGACTATTATTTATTGGAAAAGTCAAGAGTGGTTCACCAAGCTGATGAAGAGAGGAATTATCATATATTTTATCATTTCATTAAAGGATATGAAAATTTGTCAAGTCTTGGGTTGAACAAAGATGTATCAACTTATGAGTATTTGAATGGTGGAGTAACAAGTATACCCAAggttgatgatttcaaagagTTCAATTTGTTAGTTGAGGCATTCAAAATAGTTGGATTCTCATCACAAGAAATGCAATttattttccaaatgtTGGCCATTATTCTACACTTGggtaatttgaaatttacgTCCTCGAAAGCTGAGCAAGCAAGCTTCACAAAGGACTCGCCAATTGACAAGATTGCTGAACTTTTGGCAGTTGATGTTTCCAAATTAAAAGAAAGCTTTCTCAAGCCAAAAGTCAAAGCAGGTAGAGAGTATGTCACTAAATCAAAAAGGGCGGTTGAAGTTAAATTTGCAATCGATGCATTAGCCAAGTACTtgtatgaaaaattgtttcaattcatcatcaaaaagatcaatttgaatttaaacAATGACGAGGTCAGTCTGGGAGATCTATGCATTGGTGTGCTTGATATTGCaggatttgaaatctttgataTCAATTCATTTGAGCAATTGTGTATCAACTACACCAATGaaaaacttcaacaatttttcaaccatCATTCCTTTATATTAGAACAAAGCGAATATTTACGAGAGAATATTCAGTGGGAATTTATCGACTTTGGTAAAGATCTACAACCAACtattgatttaattgagACAAGAAACCCAATGGGggttttgaaattacttgatgaagaatgTATGATGCCAAAATCTTCAGACAGGATGTTTATGGAGAAACTAAGCTCCAATTTCGCAggtaaaaataaaaagtttgCTGAGAATAAGTTCAAAAATGGGTTCATTATTCAACATTACGCCGGCAAGGTTGAATATAATGTCGACAATTGGCTACAGAAGAACAAGGATCCCGTGAGTGATAGTATCTTACAATTGCTTCTTGCCGAGTCCAAGAGTGCTTCACTTAGAGAGTTAATTGGTGACAATATAAACCAATCGCAACAACAGATGCTGCCGCTGAAGACTCAAAATGGCTCAAAGATGATGCAGACTGTGTCACAGAAACATAAAGAACAATTAAAAGATTTGATGGATCGTTTGGAAACAACCGAGCCACATTTTGTCAGATGTATATTGcccaatttgaataaaaaggCGAGAAAGTTTGATAAGGATCTCGTACTTGGACAGTTGAGATGTAATGGTGTTTTGGAAGGTATCAGAATCACTCGTGCTGGGTACCCAAATAAATTAACgtttgaagaatttatCCATCGGTATTCAATAATCAGCGACAAtgttcaattgagaaagaatgcaaaaacaaattgtgAACTTATATTAAAAGATTCTGGATTGGATCCCGACACATTCAAAATTGGCCTTActaaaatctttttcaaaaatggtaTATTAGCAAAGTTGGAGACAATGAGGGATATGACTCTAAAAGCTATCTTAACAGAATTGCAAAGACGCATTAGAGGCAATTTGACCAGGACCAATATTCgtcaacaaattaaagAGCTACAATCGTCGCAAATCATAGCCAAAACTATGAATCAGATTTATGAGGCAAAATCTAAGAACCCATGGATGGCATTGTTCTATCAAATCAAACCCTTACTTGAAGATTCTGTAAAGGTAATGGACATGACTGAAGTGCAAAATAATTTGAAGGATGTAACTGTCAAGTTGAAAGACTCggagaaattgaacaaaggGTTGGAAAATGATAATGTCAAGTTACGTGACTCGTTGAAAACCTTGGAGGATGAAATTATTGCCAACAATGATATCATTAAGCTGAAGGATACGCAATTACAAAAGCTGCGCACAGAAAGTAAAAGCtcgatgaagaagattgaagagttggagACCAGTATCAGAGAATTAAAAGAAACCAATCGTGTTTTATCTGATGATCTGAAGAAATTGAGCAATAGATTGAAAGAGTTGCATGGTGATTACGAGATAAGGTCAAAAGAGTTGGCTCTGAGAAAATCGGAACATAATTCTGCACAAGGCGAGTTGACAAAGTTGAAAGttcaacttgaaaaagttgaattggaaaagtcTAAACATGCGTCCATGCTTGATGAGTTGGAAAGTAAACATGAAAAGCAGACAACTATTTGGGAAAGTAAAATCAAGGAGTTGCAAAGTGAGGTTGAAAGATTACAACTGGAAGCTTCATCTCATGAATTAAAAGTGCGAGAGTTGACGGAAAGAGCATCTGGCCACGAGGAACTTAAATCCGCGGGTGATAagtatcaacaagaaattgaggaattgaaatcatctATTCTGAAACTAGAAACAAGATGTGCCTCACAGAAAGAAGAGATTGAATCTTTGAAAGCACGATTGAGCAAAGATGAGCTGAAAAAGTCAAGATACGAGGAGAAGATAGAAGAGGCGAAGGAGAAAGTACTGGCATTGAAATTGCgtgttgaaaagaaatcGAATGAGATAGAGCAATACCAGAAAGAGGTGAGCGCATTAAAGTTGCAACTATCAGCAGCACAACGTGATTTGGAGTCCCTGAAGCAAGCTGAACTTACTTTGTCTCAAATAAAATCCAATGAGGAACGAAACTTGAAAGAGATTGAGTTGATTCAATcgaaattgtcaaaatcCGCCTCTGACCACAAGCAATTAAGTAACGACTACGAGAAACTCAAATTTGAACTACAGCAAGCCCAAAAGGTAAGAGATGAGTATAGTTCAATGATTGCTGAGTTGAATACCAAGTTGCAAAGACTTGAGCAGGActataaatcaattgagctGGAGAAAGAGAACCAACCACCAAGCCGTCAAATGATGGAAGAATTCACTcatatcaaattgaaattgaatgagcAAAACGCAGcattgagaaaagaaaaattcGAGAATAAGAAGTTGACGGAGGAGTTGGGCTTGATTAAAGAGAGAATCATGAATGGCTCGTTGATGAGTAGTGACTTAACACCAAAGAGAAGGTCACTAGCTATTGGCGAGAGAGTCAATGGTAGTGTTGATGCACTAAACAAAGAgattaatgatttgaaatgCAGATTACAACAAGAGCAGAGCAATTATCAACGTGCAGAGAATTATGCCAttgaattacaaaagaagttgaacaAGGTGCAATCGAGCCGCGGTTTGAACAGCTCAACTGAttatgaaaagaaatttaaagaaTCACAAGGACGTGTGGCTCACCTCGAACGTCAAATTGAGGGCTTTATTTCTAATGAATCAACTAGTAACGAAAGTTCTCCCAGCAATGGTAGGACTGTATCAAGAAGTGAAAGTTTGGGTGGTCAACTCGCATTCAGAGGTGTTAATCCTGATTTTATCCAAATTTATCAGGACATCAACAAGACTTTAAAATCCACTCGGGAAGAATTGGGTACTTCAAAGTCAGAAATTCTACGGTTGAAAGCTTTGCTTCGAGAATCCGAAGAAGAATTGTATCAAGtgaaacaagaaaaattCAAGAGCTCAATGAAGGATTTTGAGGAGGAAATTGCTCACTTGAAAGTGAAATATGACAATGTTTCTATCCGAAACCAGGACTTAATACAGGGTTTGGAGTTGTATAAGAAACGTTCAGATGAGTACTTtaagaaattggaattggcTGAATCTGCAGTTACTATATCCAAGCGTCAAGAAGAACTGgcaaaaaaagaagttgacGACTTGAGGAGCCAATTGAGATTAGCCAAGGAGGAGGCGAGAACATCCCAAATCATACTAAAGGattgtaatttgaaaattgacaaCCTAGAACTGACAATTCAAGGAAATACTCGTGTGATGGATGAAAATAAGAAGCAAATTAAGCAATTGGAGGATAAATTGTCCTACCATGTCAAGAATTATGAAAATAGAGAGGCTACGGAAAAGTTACGAGAAGAATTGAGAAACTTGCACAAGGACTTGAATTTCAAGACGCAAACAGAAACAACCTTGGTCAAAGAGAACAAACAGTTACAATTGGATCTCGAAGAGGCAATTTTGACCAAAAAGAATACCGAGAAGGAGATGGAGGATATGCTGTTGAGAGAGGAGGAGCTTGAGTCTAAAATTGTTAGCTTGACTGATACTCTGAGACAGCTTGAAAACgacaagattttgaatgaaagGAAGATCGTCtcattttccaaacaaATCACTGGATTGAAGGAATTGGTTAATGAAGTCACTCAAGAGaaggaaaaattgattgaagaaaaagagcAATTGCAAGATGAGTTGTTTAAAGTCAATCTCAATTTAGAAAACCAAAATGTTGCTCTTGATCAAAGTAAGTCTGAAGTTGCATTCCTTAAAAATCATTTGGAGAATCAGCGTCAGGATGCTGAGGCAGTGAGGTCGGAATTGAATCAATCGAAAATGTCATCAACGTCAGATTATCgagatcaacaaaagattaGAAATGACTTATTAGTTGccaatgaagaaaattaCTCCTTGAAGAAAgccaatgatgaattgaatgtcAAAGTACACCAATTGGAGGAGAAGTTGTACAGTAATGACCAGATCAAATATTTGGAATCCCGAGCTGATTCATTACAAACAGCATTAGATAATTCCTTGCAAGAGAAGCATGATTCAGACAAGACAATTAAATCTTTAGAAaggaaaatcaaacaattggaaactagagttgaacaagaatCACAATTGAGTAAACGTtataatgatgaaaatttcaattatcaaaataaaattaaTCATTATAAAGTTGCTGTTGATTCATTGGATCAAGAAAATACCGAAAAAGgtttacaattgaagacaattgaagaacaaaacaatcaattaaGAGAGTCCATGTTGATgttacaaaaagaaaatttggaattgagAGAAAGATTGAACTTGTCTTGA
- a CDS encoding Mas2 processing peptidase, catalytic (alpha) subunit, translated as MISRIRAPRLNPTGALKRFYASSTQTKPNIEMTTLANGLRLVTDSTPGHFSALGAYVDAGSRYEDPKNPGLSHIHDRLAWKSTEKYSGLQMMENLSKLGGNYMSSAQRESMIFQASVFNKDVDQMMEAIAQTVRSPRITDQEFVETLQTADYEVQELQYKHELLLPEELHAVAYKENTLGLPLFMPKERIPLVQKSDILDYHKKFFQPQNIIIAMVGVPHEHALKLVESNFGDWKSTDEKTKLTPANYTGGEISLPHQPPLYANQPELYHMQIGFETTGLLHDDLYSLATLQKLLGGGSSFSAGGPGKGMFSRLYTKVLNKYPFVENCMCFNHSYLDSGIFGITLSLVPEAAHVSSQIISHELAKLLHSDTKSGGLNEQEVKRAKNQLTSSILMNVESRLAKLEDLGRQVQCQGKVTSIDEMVEKIKALTSRDLQNVAEKVLTGNVVTSGTSSGVPAVVMQGEREAFGDVEYILRKYGLGKFSTPEIPEPRDFSQKRKTSWF; from the coding sequence ATGATATCGAGGATAAGAGCACCTAGATTGAACCCTACAGGTGCTTTGAAAAGGTTCTATGCATCTTCTACCCAGACCAAGccaaatattgaaatgaCAACCCTTGCCAATGGACTAAGGCTAGTTACTGATTCCACACCTGGTCATTTCAGTGCACTTGGAGCATATGTCGATGCTGGATCGCGTTATGAAGACCCAAAAAACCCAGGACTTTCCCACATTCATGATCGATTAGCATGGAAATCGACTGAAAAATATAGTGGACTACAAATGATGGAAAATCTACTGAAATTAGGAGGTAATTACATGAGTTCGGCACAAAGagaatcaatgattttccAAGCTAgtgttttcaataaagatgttgatcaaatgaTGGAGGCTATTGCTCAAACTGTTAGAAGCCCTCGAATTACTGAtcaagaatttgttgaaactttaCAAACTGCCGACTATGAGGTTCAAGAACTACAATATAAACATGAGTTGTTATTGCCCGAAGAATTACATGCTGTTGCTTATAAAGAAAACACATTGGGTCTTCCACTATTCATGCCAAAAGAACGTATACCATTGGTACAAAAATCTGATATTCTTGATTACcataaaaaatttttccaacCTCAGAATATCATCATTGCCATGGTTGGTGTTCCTCATGAACATGCACTCAAGTTGGTAGAATCAAACTTTGGTGATTGGAAATCAACTGAtgagaaaacaaaacttaCACCTGCTAATTATACCGGAGGTGAAATTTCTTTACCTCACCAACCTCCACTTTACGCTAATCAACCGGAATTGTATCACATgcaaattggatttgaaacTACAGGGTTATTACATGATGATTTGTACTCTCTTGCTACTTTACAGAAACTCCTCGGTGGTGGCTCGTCTTTCTCAGCGGGTGGGCCAGGAAAAGGAATGTTTTCGCGTCTTTACACTAAAGTCCTAAACAAATatccatttgttgaaaattgcaTGTGTTTTAATCATTCATACTTGGATTCGGGAATATTTGGAATCACATTAAGTTTAGTCCCCGAAGCAGCACATGTATCATCGCAAATTATTAGTCAcgaattggcaaaattgtTACACCTGGATACCAAATCAGGTGGCTTGAATGAACAGGAAGTCAAAAGAGCCAAGAACCAATTGACTAGCTCCATATTAATGAATGTTGAAAGTCGATTAGCTAAATTGGAAGACTTGGGAAGACAAGTTCAATGTCAAGGTAAAGtgacatcaattgatgaaatggtgGAAAAGATTAAAGCATTAACGTCAAGAGATTTGCAAAATGTTGCTGAAAAGGTTTTAACCGGTAATGTGGTCACTTCGGGTACAAGTTCCGGTGTTCCTGCAGTAGTTATGCAAGGTGAGAGAGAAGcctttggtgatgttgaatATATTCTACGTAAATACGGATTGGggaaattttcaactccTGAAATTCCCGAACCTAGGGATTTCTCACAAAAGAGGAAAACTTCTTGGTTTTAG
- a CDS encoding Cgi121 protein (S. cerevisiae homolog CGI121 has role in maintenance, positive regulation of transcription from RNA polymerase II promoter and to EKC/KEOPS protein complex), producing MSYSQVVSFPQFPQHKALITLFKNVLPETISTIKQQLIQANPKYDYCFLNTKYIISLEQLENSIHKSILNKHNNSMQANTLNTEILLNLSPVNVISDAIKRFGISDDCSNTIVVKVISPDDDTEQIQKDLANLVDGENVAITDEILLELVDVSKFKKVYKLNDAVIAPDVNLQWQLTRLAIGACLLRGY from the coding sequence ATGTCATATTCGCAGGTAGTTTCATTCCCACAATTCCCACAACACAAGGCACTCATAACTCTATTCAAAAATGTGCTACCAGAAACCATTTCCACAattaaacaacaactaaTTCAAGCCAATCCTAAATACGACTACTGTTTCTTAAACACCAAGTACATAATCTCACTAGAACAATTAGAAAACTCAATCCATAAATCAATACtcaacaaacacaacaattCAATGCAAGCAAATACATTGAACACGgagattttgttgaatttatcACCAGTCAATGTCATTTCTGATGCTATAAAACGGTTTGGTATACTGGATGATTGTTCAAATACGATAGTGGTTAAAGTTATACTGcctgatgatgatactgAACAAATCCAGAAGGACCTTGCCAATTTAGTTGATGGAGAAAATGTTGCAATTACTGATGAGATATTGTTAGAGTTAGTTGATGTGTCCAAGTTTAAGAAAGTTTACAAGTTGAATGATGCTGTCATTGCTCCTGATGTAAATCTTCAATGGCAATTGACCAGGTTGGCTATTGGAGCATGTCTTCTAAGAGGTTATTAG
- a CDS encoding Exo1 exodeoxyribonuclease, translating into MGVNGLLQHLKEIQDPCSLERYRGKTLAIDTYGWLHRALVSCAEDLCLGRPTRKYITYILNRIQMLQYFGITPFFVFDGASLSTKQETNLKRRESRSEAKKLAEKYAASGRLQFAYKEYMKAAYVTSQMAKSIMCELDVMNIRYVVAPYEADPQMVYLEKIGIVDGILSEDSDLLIFGCNKLITKLKDDSSCVEINRDDFNKVRQIPYLASYTSEQLRLVAMLSGCDYTKGIPGVGLKSAFQMVRRYHTLHKVTIALRSTGKKIPVDFEDEVLKANLAFQFQKVFDPRNQSLTTLNEVPQSISEQVDLLESCCGKTLNDELVKKVCNGLVDPNSHELLVSREQSMSSLKSVSVKVKAVQSKTQIAVRSQSEPVVQNQRKSVLDMLKVSKHVAKPSELIYDPTQKDTTQINKEKIPIFKRPLPVHTTNRQNTSPTSKKIRKLQGNVNDKLGGTSKFFAVQSATETPPPSITESDCDLSKWNSSLLNDFEVPDESPIKNFETKNLLDELTDNDDDNGVDGVEPSEKEEIFNDEDLLVNSLNPNLPTKQETKLPPLLVDIDDEDAKFDLSSKDDEIEESPIKREASFKVHNDLAVDNLRSKFQFSPAKLAKFTEPTKRQPSLNNRSNVKHSRQVLKDKSTSVNKNTTRGILKKPASITTNTKPTLHDKVVKFGQLKPFSKAQIASSQEEEYELSEDELSPRRSLKKPTPFINLKQFAFRK; encoded by the coding sequence ATGGGAGTCAATGGTCTACTACAGCATCTTAAAGAGATCCAAGATCCATGTTCTCTAGAACGGTATCGTGGCAAAACATTGGCCATTGATACGTATGGATGGTTGCATCGCGCGTTGGTATCGTGTGCTGAAGATCTTTGCTTAGGTAGACCAACAAGGAAATATATCACTTATATTCTCAACAGGATCCAGATGTTACAATATTTTGGCATTACTCctttctttgtctttgatgGGGCTTCTCTATCTACTAAACAAGAGACCAATCTTAAACGACGCGAGCTGAGATCTGAAGCTAAAAAATTGGCTGAAAAGTATGCCGCATCGGGCCGTTTACAATTTGCATATAAAGAATATATGAAGGCTGCTTATGTCACTTCTCAAATGGCGAAGCTGATCATGTGTGAGTTAGATGTGATGAATATACGATATGTTGTTGCACCATATGAAGCTGATCCCCAAATGGTGTACTTAGAAAAGattggtattgttgatggtaTTTTGAGTGAAGACTCGGATTTACTcatttttggttgtaaCAAGCTCATAACTAAACTCAAAGATGATTCAAGTTGTGTTGAAATTAATCGTGACGATTTTAATAAAGTTCGACAAATTCCGTATTTGGCCAGTTATACCAGTGAACAATTACGATTAGTTGCCATGCTTTCTGGTTGTGATTATACTAAAGGTATACCTGGTGTAGGGCTCAAATCTGCATTTCAAATGGTACGAAGATATCATACATTGCATAAAGTTACAATTGCATTACGATCAACAGGAAAGAAGATTCcggttgattttgaagacGAGGTACTTAAAGCTAATTTGgcatttcaatttcaaaaggtATTTGATCCGAGAAATCAGTCACTTACTACATTGAATGAAGTACCTCAATCCATATCTGAACAAGTGGATCTACTAGAATCTTGTTGTGGCAAAACActtaatgatgaattggtgAAGAAAGTATGCAATGGATTAGTTGATCCAAATAGTCATGAACTACTTGTATCACGAGAACAGAGTATGAGttcattgaaatcagtTTCAGTGAAAGTGAAGGCTGTTCAATCGAAAACCCAAATAGCAGTACGATCTCAATCGGAACCAGTTgtccaaaatcaaagaaaatcTGTATTGGACATGCTTAAAGTTTCGAAACATGTTGCTAAACCATCAGAACTTATTTATGATCCAACACAAAAGGATACTACACAAATCAATAAGGAAAAAATACCAATCTTCAAACGCCCATTACCTGTCCATACTACAAACAGGCAAAATACCTCACCAACCTCGAAAAAGATTCGTAAATTACAAGGCAATGTAAATGATAAATTAGGTGGAACTAGTAAATTCTTCGCTGTTCAATCAGCTACTGAAACACCACCGCCCTCGATTACTGAATCTGATTGTGATTTATCTAAATGGAATTCAAGTTTACTCAATGACTTTGAAGTACCTGATGAATCTCCAATCAAGaactttgaaacaaagaatcttttggatgaattgacCGATAACGACGATGATAATGGTGTTGATGGGGTAGAACCGAGTGAGAAGgaagaaatttttaatGACGAAGATCTTTTAGTTAACTCattaaatccaaatttaccaacaaaacaagaGACAAAATTACCGCCGCTTttggttgatattgatgacgaggatgcaaaatttgatctttcttcaaaagaCGACGAGATCGAAGAATCACCGATCAAGAGAGAAGCGTCTTTCAAAGTGCATAATGATTTAGCTGTTGATAATCTTCGACTGAAGTTTCAATTCCTGCCAGCTAAACTTGCAAAATTCACCGAGCCTACAAAGAGGCAACCAAGCTTGAACAATCGCTCCAATGTAAAACATTCTAGACAAGTGTTGAAAGACAAGAGCACTAGTGTCAATAAAAATACCACAAGAGGAATTCTAAAGAAGCCAGCCTCGATCACTACCAATACTAAACCCACTTTGCACGATAAAGTTGTGAAATTCGGACAATTAAAACCATTTTCCAAAGCTCAAATTGCATCTAgtcaagaagaagaatacGAACTTAGTGAAGACGAACTCAGTCCAAGAAGATCACTCAAGAAACCAACTCCATTCATCAATCTCAAACAATTTGCATTCAGAAAATAA